A single Suricata suricatta isolate VVHF042 chromosome 2, meerkat_22Aug2017_6uvM2_HiC, whole genome shotgun sequence DNA region contains:
- the GPNMB gene encoding transmembrane glycoprotein NMB isoform X1, with translation MECLSCLLGFLLLAASLPLDAAKRFHDVLGNETTSGYMRREYSQLNGWSSDENEWNEKLYPVWKRGDSRWKNSWKGGHVQAILTSDSPALVGSTLTFVVNLAFPRCQMEDVNGNIVYEKNCRNDTGPSPDPYVYNWTEEVDWGSGSGPGYHVFPDGRPFPHHPGWKRWNFVYVFHTLGQYFQKLGRSSARVSMNTANVPLGPQLMEVAVYRRHRRSYVPIAKVKDVYVVTDHIPVFVTMYQKNDRNLSDETFLRDLPIMFTVLIHDPSHFLNESAIYYKWNFGDNTGLFVSNNPTLNHTYVLNGTFNLNLTVQATVPGPCPSPSPKPPKPTSFLPSASDNPLELRETPDEMCQIHRYGYFKATVTIVEGVLEVTIIQMRGVLMPAPQPASPLMDFVVTCRGATPTEVCTIVSDPTCQRTHSSVCEPVDVAMAGGCLLTVRRAFTGPGTYCVNLTLGDDTSLALASTHVSVPVRDPASPLRMADGALVSVGCLAILVTVITLFVYKKHKGYKLIENSTGIEVKGRGLSVFLNRAKAVFRPGNQEKDPLLTHQPGIL, from the exons GATTTCATGATGTGCTGGGCAATGAAACGACTTCTGGCTATATGAGGAGGGAGTATAGCCAACTCAATGGTTGGTCTTCAGATGAAAATGAATGGAATGAAAAACTGTATCCAGTGTGGAAAAGGGGAGACTCGAGGTGGAAAAACTCCTGGAAAG GAGGCCATGTGCAGGCCATTCTGACCAGTGATTCACCAGCCCTTGTGGGCTCCACTCTAACATTTGTGGTAAACCTGGCATTTCCCAGATGCCAAATGGAAGATGTCAATGGCAACATAGTTTATGAGAAGAACTGCAGAAATG ATACTGGTCCATCTCCTGACCCATATGTTTACAACTGGACGGAGGAGGTCGACTGGGGAAGCGGCAGCGGCCCAGGCTACCACGTGTTCCCTGACGGAAGGCCTTTCCCTCACCACCCTGGATGGAAGAGATGGAATTTTGTCTACGTCTTTCACACACTTG GTCAGTATTTCCAGAAATTAGGACGGAGTTCAGCAAGAGTTTCTATGAACACAGCCAATGTGCCACTTGGCCCTCAGCTCATGGAAGTAGCTGTTTATAGAAGACACCGACGGTCATACGTTCCTATTGCGAAAGTGAAAGATGTGTATGTGGTAACAG ATCACATTCCTGTGTTTGTGACTATGTACCAGAAGAATGATCGAAATTTATCTGATGAAACCTTCCTCAGGGACCTCCCCATTATGTTCACTGTCCTGATTCATGACCCCAGTCACTTCCTCAATGAGTCGGCCATTTACTACAAGTGGAACTTCGGAGATAATACTGGTCTTTTTGTTTCCAACAATCCAACTCTGAATCACACGTATGTGCTTAATGGGACCTTCAACCTTAACCTCACTGTGCAAGCTACGGTGCCTGGACCCTGTCCTTCACCTTCACCCAAACCTCCAAAACCCACCTCTTTTTTAC CATCAGCTAGTGACAACCCCCTGGAGCTGAGGGAGACTCCTGATGAAATGTGCCAGATTCACAGATACGGTTACTTTAAAGCCACCGTCACAATTGTAG AGGGAGTTCTAGAGGTTACCATCATCCAGATGAGAGGTGTTCTGATGCCCGCGCCCCAGCCCGCCAGCCCACTGATGGATTTCGTCGTGACCTGCCGAGGAGC CACCCCCACAGAAGTCTGTACCATAGTTTCCGACCCTACCTGCCAGCGCACCCACAGCTCAGTGTGCGAGCCTGTGGACGTGGCCATGGCCGGTGGGTGCCTGCTGACCGTGAGAAGAGCCTTCACCGGGCCTGGGACATACTGTGTGAACCTCACTCTGGGGGACGATACCAGTCTGGCCCTCGCGAGCACCCACGTCTCTGTCCCTGTGAGAG ACCCAGCTTCCCCTTTAAGAATGGCAGATGGTGCCCTGGTCTCTGTCGGCTGCTTGGCCATATTAGTCACTGTGATCACCCTTTTCGTGTACAA AAAACACAAGGGATACAAGCTGATAGAAAACAGTACTGGGATCGAAGTCAAAGGCAGAGGCCTCAGTGTTTTCCTCAACCGTGCAAAGGCCGTGTTCCGCCCGGGAAACCAGGAAAAAGACCCACTGCTCACTCACCAACCGGGAATTCTTTAA
- the GPNMB gene encoding transmembrane glycoprotein NMB isoform X2 — translation MRREYSQLNGWSSDENEWNEKLYPVWKRGDSRWKNSWKGGHVQAILTSDSPALVGSTLTFVVNLAFPRCQMEDVNGNIVYEKNCRNDTGPSPDPYVYNWTEEVDWGSGSGPGYHVFPDGRPFPHHPGWKRWNFVYVFHTLGQYFQKLGRSSARVSMNTANVPLGPQLMEVAVYRRHRRSYVPIAKVKDVYVVTDHIPVFVTMYQKNDRNLSDETFLRDLPIMFTVLIHDPSHFLNESAIYYKWNFGDNTGLFVSNNPTLNHTYVLNGTFNLNLTVQATVPGPCPSPSPKPPKPTSFLPSASDNPLELRETPDEMCQIHRYGYFKATVTIVEGVLEVTIIQMRGVLMPAPQPASPLMDFVVTCRGATPTEVCTIVSDPTCQRTHSSVCEPVDVAMAGGCLLTVRRAFTGPGTYCVNLTLGDDTSLALASTHVSVPVRDPASPLRMADGALVSVGCLAILVTVITLFVYKKHKGYKLIENSTGIEVKGRGLSVFLNRAKAVFRPGNQEKDPLLTHQPGIL, via the exons ATGAGGAGGGAGTATAGCCAACTCAATGGTTGGTCTTCAGATGAAAATGAATGGAATGAAAAACTGTATCCAGTGTGGAAAAGGGGAGACTCGAGGTGGAAAAACTCCTGGAAAG GAGGCCATGTGCAGGCCATTCTGACCAGTGATTCACCAGCCCTTGTGGGCTCCACTCTAACATTTGTGGTAAACCTGGCATTTCCCAGATGCCAAATGGAAGATGTCAATGGCAACATAGTTTATGAGAAGAACTGCAGAAATG ATACTGGTCCATCTCCTGACCCATATGTTTACAACTGGACGGAGGAGGTCGACTGGGGAAGCGGCAGCGGCCCAGGCTACCACGTGTTCCCTGACGGAAGGCCTTTCCCTCACCACCCTGGATGGAAGAGATGGAATTTTGTCTACGTCTTTCACACACTTG GTCAGTATTTCCAGAAATTAGGACGGAGTTCAGCAAGAGTTTCTATGAACACAGCCAATGTGCCACTTGGCCCTCAGCTCATGGAAGTAGCTGTTTATAGAAGACACCGACGGTCATACGTTCCTATTGCGAAAGTGAAAGATGTGTATGTGGTAACAG ATCACATTCCTGTGTTTGTGACTATGTACCAGAAGAATGATCGAAATTTATCTGATGAAACCTTCCTCAGGGACCTCCCCATTATGTTCACTGTCCTGATTCATGACCCCAGTCACTTCCTCAATGAGTCGGCCATTTACTACAAGTGGAACTTCGGAGATAATACTGGTCTTTTTGTTTCCAACAATCCAACTCTGAATCACACGTATGTGCTTAATGGGACCTTCAACCTTAACCTCACTGTGCAAGCTACGGTGCCTGGACCCTGTCCTTCACCTTCACCCAAACCTCCAAAACCCACCTCTTTTTTAC CATCAGCTAGTGACAACCCCCTGGAGCTGAGGGAGACTCCTGATGAAATGTGCCAGATTCACAGATACGGTTACTTTAAAGCCACCGTCACAATTGTAG AGGGAGTTCTAGAGGTTACCATCATCCAGATGAGAGGTGTTCTGATGCCCGCGCCCCAGCCCGCCAGCCCACTGATGGATTTCGTCGTGACCTGCCGAGGAGC CACCCCCACAGAAGTCTGTACCATAGTTTCCGACCCTACCTGCCAGCGCACCCACAGCTCAGTGTGCGAGCCTGTGGACGTGGCCATGGCCGGTGGGTGCCTGCTGACCGTGAGAAGAGCCTTCACCGGGCCTGGGACATACTGTGTGAACCTCACTCTGGGGGACGATACCAGTCTGGCCCTCGCGAGCACCCACGTCTCTGTCCCTGTGAGAG ACCCAGCTTCCCCTTTAAGAATGGCAGATGGTGCCCTGGTCTCTGTCGGCTGCTTGGCCATATTAGTCACTGTGATCACCCTTTTCGTGTACAA AAAACACAAGGGATACAAGCTGATAGAAAACAGTACTGGGATCGAAGTCAAAGGCAGAGGCCTCAGTGTTTTCCTCAACCGTGCAAAGGCCGTGTTCCGCCCGGGAAACCAGGAAAAAGACCCACTGCTCACTCACCAACCGGGAATTCTTTAA